In Pectobacterium aroidearum, the following are encoded in one genomic region:
- the sctC gene encoding type III secretion system outer membrane ring subunit SctC: protein MRKGLMRHRSYSILLAVYRWFCWAVVLMGIIPINGVISLAHAATPADWNKGAYAYSAEQTPLSAILTDFANSHGVDLVLGNIADNDVTAKIRAETPALFLDRLALEHRFQWFVYNNALYVSPQDEQASVRLEISPDAAPDIKQALSGIGLLDARFGWGELPEEGVVLVTGPQAYIDLIRNFSRQREKQDERRKVMIFPLRYASVSDRTLQYRDQKVTIPGVATILNELMDGQRAAPAGASGPMPVQPDTGMEAMRDSTRSLMTRLATRNNPGRSGDASSRVTLSGKISADVRNNALLIRDDEKRRAEYQQLVDHIDVPQNLVNIDAIILDVDRTALSRLEANWQAQLGNVSAGSTMMMGRSTLFVSDFKRFFADIQALEGEGTASIVANPSVLTLENQPAIVDFSRTAFITATGERVADIQPVTAGTSLQVTPRVVGEGEQRSIQLVIDIEDGQVETGREGEASGVKRGTVSTQALIGENRALVLGGFHVEESGDRDRRIPILGDIPLLGKLFTSTRHEVSRRERLFILTPHLVGDQTDPTRYVSSANRQQLNGAMNRVAQRNGKTDLYSLIEGAFRDLASRQLPAGFKTVSNGARLGEVCRSQSGLIYDSSRYQWYDNGQVRLSVGVVRNGGTQPQRFDEAACASSRTLAVAVWPKTTLAPGESSEVFLALQPALASQTARRHVLTSR from the coding sequence ATGCGTAAGGGATTGATGCGTCATCGGTCGTATAGCATTTTGCTGGCGGTCTATCGCTGGTTTTGCTGGGCGGTGGTGTTAATGGGGATTATCCCTATAAATGGGGTGATTTCTCTGGCGCACGCCGCCACGCCAGCCGACTGGAACAAGGGGGCATACGCCTATTCTGCCGAACAAACACCGCTGTCTGCGATTCTGACGGATTTTGCCAACAGCCACGGCGTAGATTTGGTGCTGGGAAACATTGCGGACAATGACGTCACGGCGAAAATTCGGGCGGAGACCCCCGCGCTGTTTCTCGACAGGCTGGCGTTGGAGCACCGTTTTCAGTGGTTTGTGTATAACAACGCACTGTATGTCAGCCCGCAGGATGAACAGGCATCGGTGCGTCTGGAGATTTCCCCGGATGCCGCGCCTGATATTAAACAGGCGCTCAGTGGTATCGGGTTGCTCGATGCGCGCTTCGGCTGGGGGGAGTTACCGGAAGAAGGCGTGGTGCTGGTCACCGGCCCGCAAGCGTATATCGATCTGATCCGTAATTTTAGCCGGCAGCGGGAAAAACAGGACGAACGGCGTAAGGTCATGATTTTTCCTTTGCGCTATGCCTCGGTATCTGACCGGACGCTGCAATATCGCGATCAGAAGGTCACCATTCCCGGCGTTGCGACCATTCTCAATGAGTTGATGGATGGTCAACGTGCGGCACCGGCGGGCGCATCGGGTCCGATGCCTGTGCAGCCGGATACGGGGATGGAAGCGATGCGGGACAGTACGCGTTCGCTGATGACCCGGCTGGCAACTCGTAATAATCCCGGTCGCAGTGGGGATGCATCGAGCCGCGTGACGCTAAGCGGCAAGATTTCTGCCGATGTACGCAATAACGCGTTGTTGATTCGGGATGATGAAAAACGCCGGGCGGAGTATCAGCAGCTCGTCGATCATATCGACGTACCGCAAAATCTGGTCAACATTGATGCCATTATTCTGGATGTGGACCGTACCGCTCTGTCGCGGCTGGAAGCAAACTGGCAGGCGCAGCTCGGCAATGTGAGCGCGGGCAGTACCATGATGATGGGGCGAAGCACCCTGTTTGTCAGCGATTTCAAACGCTTCTTCGCCGATATTCAGGCGTTGGAAGGGGAAGGAACGGCCTCCATTGTCGCTAATCCTTCCGTACTGACGCTGGAGAATCAGCCCGCGATTGTCGATTTCAGCCGGACGGCATTTATCACAGCGACGGGCGAACGTGTTGCAGACATTCAACCAGTGACTGCTGGCACTAGCCTGCAGGTAACGCCGCGTGTGGTCGGCGAAGGCGAGCAGCGCAGCATCCAGCTGGTTATCGATATCGAAGATGGTCAGGTAGAGACGGGGCGCGAAGGTGAAGCGTCGGGCGTGAAGCGGGGCACCGTCAGCACGCAGGCGCTGATCGGTGAGAACCGTGCGCTGGTGTTGGGTGGTTTCCACGTCGAGGAGAGCGGCGATCGCGATCGTCGCATTCCGATCCTTGGGGATATCCCGCTGTTGGGGAAACTGTTTACCTCGACGCGCCACGAAGTCTCCCGCCGTGAACGCCTGTTTATCCTGACGCCGCACCTTGTCGGCGATCAAACCGATCCCACGCGCTACGTTTCCTCCGCCAATCGCCAGCAGTTGAACGGTGCGATGAATCGCGTCGCGCAGCGCAACGGTAAAACGGATCTCTATAGCCTGATTGAAGGCGCCTTTCGCGATCTCGCCAGCCGTCAGCTTCCCGCCGGATTTAAGACTGTCAGCAACGGCGCGCGATTGGGTGAGGTGTGTCGCTCGCAGTCAGGCCTGATCTACGACAGCTCCCGCTATCAGTGGTACGACAACGGTCAGGTGCGCCTGAGCGTCGGCGTTGTGCGCAACGGCGGAACACAGCCGCAGCGTTTTGATGAAGCCGCCTGTGCCAGTAGCCGCACGCTGGCGGTAGCCGTATGGCCAAAAACGACGCTGGCACCGGGGGAATCCAGCGAGGTATTCCTGGCGTTACAGCCCGCGCTCGCGTCTCAGACCGCCCGGCGTCATGTGCTGACATCCCGATAA
- a CDS encoding IdsF yields the protein MTNWKRVIQNVGLILFNIIFCFFLLGLYPVRADEMSNEKYLFSFKSYKSSCILRVNSFPAVDTGHAEQGTMSAGFNLTAFLENGKNEIELLMGSQDHKDPKTLYPDSSCQVIVTKDTETTSTEIANFRLSVNEKGEITARDSVTTKNSSTVFEGYTKNEKDYGFYKVRGALKIDGLPRWSWVNATPVTENDMPKIKLAYTDIWMMMKDRDIEGLKKITQLSNEEMAFAEGATTGMMFISTDFPQHVVDKQLTPLPIEWNKYKIIKYRDGRLFRLGVGYYQNSPLRFINSSGEIIFSYNPYFSIIDGKVTLVR from the coding sequence ATGACAAATTGGAAAAGAGTGATTCAGAATGTCGGTTTAATCTTATTTAATATAATTTTTTGTTTTTTTCTATTAGGACTGTATCCAGTTAGGGCTGACGAAATGAGTAATGAGAAATACCTATTTTCTTTTAAATCGTACAAAAGCTCTTGTATTTTAAGAGTTAACTCATTTCCTGCTGTAGATACAGGGCATGCTGAACAAGGTACAATGTCGGCAGGATTTAATCTGACAGCATTTTTAGAAAATGGAAAGAATGAGATCGAACTACTTATGGGATCGCAGGATCATAAAGATCCCAAGACTTTATATCCTGACTCATCTTGTCAGGTGATAGTCACAAAGGATACGGAGACAACCAGTACAGAAATCGCCAATTTTAGATTAAGCGTAAATGAAAAAGGTGAAATTACAGCAAGAGATTCTGTCACGACGAAAAATAGCTCAACCGTGTTTGAAGGCTATACCAAGAATGAGAAAGACTATGGATTCTATAAAGTCAGAGGCGCGTTAAAAATCGATGGTTTACCTCGCTGGTCGTGGGTCAATGCCACCCCAGTGACAGAAAATGATATGCCTAAAATCAAGCTGGCCTATACGGATATCTGGATGATGATGAAGGATCGCGATATTGAAGGTTTGAAAAAAATCACACAACTCTCAAATGAAGAGATGGCTTTTGCAGAAGGCGCTACAACGGGGATGATGTTTATTTCAACCGATTTCCCACAGCATGTAGTTGATAAACAGCTTACTCCTCTTCCGATTGAATGGAATAAGTATAAAATCATAAAATATCGTGATGGTCGATTATTTCGTCTAGGTGTTGGCTATTATCAAAACTCACCACTTCGCTTTATAAATAGCAGTGGGGAAATAATTTTCTCTTACAATCCTTATTTCTCAATAATAGATGGTAAGGTAACGCTGGTAAGGTAA
- a CDS encoding harpin HrpZ family protein, with protein sequence MLNSLGGGTSLQITIKAGGNGGLFQSQSSQQGGSPSQSAFGGQRSNIAEQLSDIMTTMMFMGSLMGGGLGGGLGGGLGGLGSSLGGLGGGLLGGGLGGGLGSSLGSGLGSALGGGLGGALGAGMNAMNPSAMMGSLLFSALEDLLGGGMSQQQGGLFGNKQPASPEISAYTQGVNDALSAILGNGLSQAKGQTSPLQLGNNGLQGLSGAGAFNQLGSTLGMSVGQKAGLQELNNISTHNDSPTRYFVDKEDRAMAKEIGQFMDQYPEVFGKPEYQKDNWQTAKQDDKSWAKALSKPDDDGMTKGSMDKFMKAVGMIKSAVAGDTGNTNLNARGNGGSSLGIDAAMIGDRIVNMGLQKLAS encoded by the coding sequence ATGCTTAATTCTCTTGGTGGCGGAACCTCTCTGCAAATCACGATCAAGGCGGGTGGTAACGGCGGTTTATTTCAATCTCAGTCTTCACAACAGGGCGGCTCGCCGTCGCAGTCGGCGTTTGGTGGCCAGCGCAGCAACATCGCAGAGCAGCTGTCCGATATCATGACGACCATGATGTTCATGGGCAGCCTGATGGGCGGCGGCCTGGGTGGCGGTTTAGGCGGTGGGCTCGGTGGCTTGGGCAGCAGCCTGGGTGGATTAGGTGGCGGTTTGTTGGGCGGAGGACTGGGTGGCGGTCTTGGCAGCAGCCTCGGTAGCGGACTGGGCAGTGCACTCGGCGGTGGCTTGGGCGGGGCGCTGGGTGCCGGTATGAATGCCATGAATCCATCGGCCATGATGGGCAGCCTGTTGTTTAGCGCACTGGAAGATCTGCTGGGCGGCGGCATGTCGCAGCAACAGGGTGGACTTTTCGGCAACAAGCAGCCAGCGTCGCCAGAAATTTCTGCCTATACCCAGGGCGTTAACGATGCGCTGTCCGCCATTTTGGGCAACGGCCTGAGCCAGGCGAAAGGGCAAACTTCACCGCTGCAACTGGGTAACAACGGTTTGCAAGGCTTGAGTGGCGCTGGCGCTTTCAATCAACTGGGCAGCACGCTGGGGATGAGCGTTGGGCAAAAAGCCGGTTTGCAGGAGCTGAACAATATCAGCACACACAATGACAGTCCGACCCGTTACTTCGTGGATAAAGAAGATCGGGCGATGGCGAAAGAAATTGGTCAGTTTATGGATCAATATCCTGAAGTCTTCGGCAAGCCGGAATATCAGAAAGATAACTGGCAGACGGCGAAGCAGGATGACAAATCCTGGGCGAAAGCGCTGAGCAAACCGGATGACGACGGCATGACCAAAGGCAGCATGGATAAATTCATGAAGGCTGTGGGTATGATCAAGAGCGCGGTCGCTGGTGATACCGGCAATACCAACCTGAACGCTCGCGGCAACGGTGGCTCGTCTCTGGGTATTGATGCGGCCATGATTGGTGACCGCATCGTCAATATGGGGCTGCAAAAGCTCGCCAGCTAA
- the tssI gene encoding type VI secretion system tip protein TssI/VgrG: protein MANSTGLQFTVKVGALAAGTFAVVDFRLDEGLNRPFSLSLSLANAQPDVDFGAVLDQPCELMIWYEGELKRRVSGIVSGFTQGDTGFRRTRYQIEVRPALWRLGLRTNARIFQAQKPEVIISMLLEEAGITDYAFALRNEHAVREYCVQYRESDLAFITRLAAEEGMYFFHEYEEGKHRVVFADDAGALTKGPELFFNLATQGLSEGEYIRRFHYAERVRTAEVELKDYSFKTPAYGLSHKKMSGELEHQRESYQHYDYPGRYKQDPSGKAFSGYRLDALRSGAVTSEGESNCAGLMPGSTFTLTEHPNTTLNAVWQTVSVTHVGQQPQALEEESGGEPTTMSNSFAVVKGTTTWRAAMPYKPMVDGPQIATVVGPTGEEIYCDPYGRVKLQFPWDRYGASNDQSSCWVRVSQGWAGGQYGMIAIPRIGHEVIVSFLEGDPDQPIITGRTFHATNPSPYPLPANKTRTTLRSKTHKGKGFNELSFEDATDNEEIFLHAQKNMAVRVLNSKDERVDYNRTTSIGHDEELVVASDRKITVEGNQDHKTTGNHLSLTEGDSGIQVKGDLTQKINGVFSVDSNGDLTLQSGSKLTLRVGSSFVVIHAGGVDIKGPAINLNSGGSPGDVALPADPAILKAAAAAGTMFVAHCPAKEKENSE, encoded by the coding sequence ATGGCAAACAGTACAGGATTACAGTTCACCGTTAAGGTCGGTGCCCTGGCGGCAGGCACTTTTGCAGTAGTGGATTTCAGGCTGGATGAAGGGCTGAACCGGCCTTTCAGCCTGTCGCTGAGTCTGGCGAACGCGCAGCCGGATGTGGATTTCGGCGCGGTGCTGGACCAGCCGTGCGAGCTGATGATTTGGTATGAAGGCGAGCTGAAACGCCGGGTCAGCGGGATTGTCAGTGGCTTCACGCAGGGAGACACCGGTTTTCGGCGTACGCGCTATCAGATAGAAGTTCGTCCGGCGCTGTGGCGACTGGGGTTGCGCACTAACGCCCGTATTTTTCAGGCACAAAAGCCGGAAGTCATTATCAGCATGCTGCTGGAAGAGGCTGGCATCACCGACTACGCCTTTGCGCTGCGCAATGAGCACGCGGTGCGGGAATATTGCGTGCAGTACCGGGAAAGCGATTTGGCGTTTATCACCCGTCTGGCCGCGGAGGAAGGCATGTACTTCTTCCACGAATATGAAGAGGGCAAACACCGGGTGGTGTTTGCCGACGATGCGGGCGCACTGACCAAAGGCCCGGAGCTGTTCTTCAATCTGGCGACACAAGGGCTGAGTGAGGGTGAATACATTCGGCGCTTCCACTACGCAGAGCGGGTGAGAACTGCCGAAGTCGAGTTGAAAGACTACAGCTTCAAGACGCCGGCTTACGGGCTGTCGCACAAGAAGATGAGCGGTGAGCTAGAACACCAGCGTGAAAGTTACCAACATTACGACTATCCGGGACGCTATAAACAAGACCCGAGCGGCAAGGCGTTCAGCGGCTACCGGCTGGATGCGTTGCGGTCTGGAGCCGTGACGAGCGAAGGGGAATCCAACTGTGCGGGGCTGATGCCGGGCAGTACGTTTACCCTGACGGAGCACCCGAATACGACGCTGAATGCGGTCTGGCAGACGGTGAGCGTGACGCACGTCGGGCAGCAACCGCAGGCGCTGGAAGAGGAAAGCGGTGGCGAACCAACCACGATGAGTAATAGTTTTGCGGTGGTGAAAGGCACAACAACGTGGCGCGCCGCGATGCCGTATAAACCGATGGTGGACGGCCCGCAAATCGCCACCGTCGTCGGTCCGACCGGGGAAGAAATCTACTGTGACCCGTATGGTCGGGTGAAACTGCAATTCCCGTGGGACAGATACGGCGCGAGCAATGACCAGAGCTCCTGCTGGGTACGCGTCAGCCAGGGCTGGGCAGGCGGTCAGTACGGCATGATTGCTATCCCCCGTATCGGCCATGAAGTGATCGTCAGTTTCCTTGAAGGTGACCCGGATCAGCCGATTATCACCGGGCGTACTTTCCACGCCACCAATCCCTCGCCGTATCCGCTGCCTGCCAACAAAACACGGACCACGCTTCGTTCCAAAACCCATAAAGGCAAAGGCTTTAACGAACTCAGCTTCGAGGATGCGACCGACAACGAAGAGATCTTCCTTCATGCCCAGAAGAATATGGCTGTGCGGGTACTGAATTCCAAAGATGAGCGCGTGGACTATAACCGCACGACGAGCATCGGACATGATGAAGAACTGGTGGTCGCCAGCGATCGTAAAATCACGGTGGAAGGCAATCAGGATCACAAAACCACCGGCAACCATTTATCGCTGACCGAAGGCGATAGCGGCATACAGGTTAAGGGCGATCTGACGCAGAAAATCAACGGTGTATTCAGCGTAGACAGCAACGGCGATCTGACGCTGCAAAGCGGCAGCAAACTGACGCTCCGCGTCGGAAGCAGCTTTGTGGTAATCCACGCTGGTGGAGTGGACATCAAAGGGCCAGCCATCAACCTGAATTCAGGCGGCAGTCCGGGCGATGTTGCCCTCCCTGCTGACCCGGCGATATTGAAAGCAGCGGCGGCCGCAGGGACGATGTTTGTGGCGCACTGTCCGGCAAAGGAGAAAGAAAACAGTGAGTGA
- a CDS encoding type VI secretion system PAAR protein: MGNAVKLGDSDTGHGSHPPTPVAVGSSTVKVDGMPLARQGDPLVPHGHARSISGGSSSVFIDGKPAARTGDGVSCGGVVIGGGTVTIG, from the coding sequence ATGGGTAACGCAGTTAAATTAGGCGATAGCGATACCGGTCATGGTAGTCATCCGCCGACGCCTGTCGCAGTGGGTTCATCGACGGTTAAGGTTGATGGTATGCCGTTGGCTCGACAAGGCGATCCTTTGGTTCCCCACGGTCATGCTCGGAGCATTAGCGGTGGTTCATCGAGTGTATTTATTGATGGTAAACCCGCGGCACGAACGGGGGATGGTGTGAGTTGTGGTGGCGTGGTGATTGGTGGGGGAACGGTCACCATTGGGTGA
- the hrpT gene encoding HrpT family type III secretion system protein, producing MNYKALSIALIALLLSACNAPRQVANCASVTCRPQPETRQLIIWWQPDLRSGPADYSRVSVDE from the coding sequence ATGAACTACAAAGCACTGTCTATCGCGCTGATAGCACTCCTGCTGAGCGCCTGTAATGCACCGCGGCAGGTAGCCAACTGTGCCTCGGTCACTTGTCGTCCGCAGCCGGAAACGCGGCAGCTCATCATCTGGTGGCAACCCGATCTGCGGAGCGGCCCGGCAGATTACAGCAGGGTTAGCGTGGATGAGTGA
- a CDS encoding DUF4123 domain-containing protein: MSEITRWAIVDAAAEPELFSMLEQFDPPHASLYAEPVPKDIGQLAPYLVRVDDAVIQWLEQRETPWGILLESRADMKTLRQHLRKYLHVQIPNEEKPVFFRFYDPRNIWPLLSVLSDWEKHTFLGPIEVITTNWQGISQCESFATLRAMFHAGSASRRKIMRISPDQMDELTLIFEQRYIDDLVSKIESWDGESRSIDLPKIGEIFRWLRLQGITDDRSIRGLFSLFHSRDYLTLEDIPADFKNVLCVEGKKGVFKAEVLLLRELGCVPL; encoded by the coding sequence GTGAGTGAGATAACTCGTTGGGCAATAGTGGATGCAGCAGCAGAGCCTGAATTATTTTCGATGCTGGAACAATTCGATCCCCCTCATGCCAGTTTATATGCGGAGCCAGTACCGAAAGATATTGGGCAATTGGCACCGTACCTGGTGCGAGTTGACGACGCTGTTATTCAGTGGCTTGAACAACGGGAAACCCCTTGGGGAATACTGCTTGAAAGCAGGGCTGATATGAAAACTCTGCGTCAGCATTTGCGTAAATATCTGCATGTTCAGATCCCCAATGAAGAAAAGCCGGTCTTCTTCCGTTTTTATGACCCGCGCAATATCTGGCCGTTGCTATCCGTACTTTCTGACTGGGAAAAACATACCTTTCTCGGCCCCATTGAGGTAATAACGACGAACTGGCAGGGAATATCGCAGTGTGAAAGCTTTGCTACTCTGCGCGCAATGTTTCATGCAGGAAGTGCTTCTCGGCGAAAAATAATGCGGATCTCTCCAGATCAGATGGATGAATTAACGCTAATTTTTGAGCAACGCTATATCGACGATCTGGTTAGCAAAATTGAAAGTTGGGACGGAGAAAGCAGGTCGATTGATTTACCAAAAATTGGTGAAATATTTCGTTGGTTGAGACTACAGGGAATAACCGATGACAGGAGTATTCGCGGTTTATTCTCGCTGTTTCATTCCCGCGATTATCTGACACTGGAAGACATTCCTGCTGATTTTAAAAATGTCCTCTGTGTCGAAGGTAAAAAGGGTGTCTTTAAAGCAGAAGTGCTGTTACTCAGGGAATTGGGCTGCGTGCCCTTATAA